One genomic segment of Stigmatopora argus isolate UIUO_Sarg chromosome 18, RoL_Sarg_1.0, whole genome shotgun sequence includes these proteins:
- the LOC144093175 gene encoding rap1 GTPase-GDP dissociation stimulator 1 isoform X2 has translation MGHSNVPLTLTYSCSNKDKRKTSQLQPYAPNDNLHNALGAIRVLGLERIEAELKPHLCTVLLTIQEKNKGAAEQVVISGILPILALLLRDRGPLVLLTAQLVAELAKESVIRKGFGDAGLVTALLSVLTCGDQNLLRLAVQAIARVSHDSCKHQQLLLRRGAVPRLVAVLLRFPCNEALEEVCLRALCNLSGMSVTEEAGVVWERGTPAQPGECIFCGVSPRKCGLVTSVTVVRVCRWAPAQYAVSVELVQRSTASFLNFQKSKRSTRCFPFFSIGRRSKKASGINPRRSSLKTLVFHTFI, from the exons ATGGGACATTCCAACGTGCCGCTCACTTTGACGTACTCGTGTTCCAACAAGGACAAACGGAAGACCAGTCAACTGCAACCCTACGCGCCCAATG ACAACCTACACAATGCCTTAGGTGCCATCAGGGTCCTGGGTCTCGAGCGAATTGAAGCTGAGCTGAAGCCGCACTTGTGCACTGTTCTGTTGACCATTCAGGAGAAGA ACAAAGGGGCCGCGGAACAAGTGGTGATCAGCGGGATTCTTCCGATCTTGGCGCTGTTGCTGCGGGACAGGGGTCCTCTGGTGCTGCTGACCGCCCAACTGGTGGCCGAACTCGCCAAGGAAT CGGTGATCCGTAAAGGTTTTGGAGATGCTGGCCTGGTGACAGCTCTACTCTCTGTGCTGACTTGTGGGGACCAGAACCTGCTGAGGCTTGCGGTCCAGGCCATTGCTCGTGTGTCTCATGACAGCT GTAAGCATCAGCAGCTCCTACTGCGCCGAGGGGCCGTACCTCGGCTCGTCGCCGTCCTCCTGCGATTCCCCTGCAACGAGGCCCTGGAGGAGGTTTGCCTCCGGGCCCTGTGTAACCTCAGCGGCATGAGCGTGACGGAGGAGGCCGGCGTGGTGTGGGAACGGGGAACGCCCGCTCAGCCCGGGGAGTGCATCTTCTGCGGCGTGTCGCCGCGCAAGTGCGGCCTCGTCACCTCGGTGACCGTGGTGCGCGTGTGCCGCTGGGCGCCGGCGCAGTACGCCGTCAGCGTGGAGCTGGTGCAGCGTTCCACCGCCTCCTTCTTAAACTTTCAAAAGAGTAAACGCTCCACTCGATGCTTCCCCTTCTTTAGCATCGGGAGACGTTCTAAGAAGGCAAGTGGGATCAACCCCAGACGCTCCAGCCTGAAAACGTTGGTCTTCCATACCTTCATCTGA
- the kif19 gene encoding kinesin-like protein KIF19 isoform X2, with translation MKDTAESKEHQLTVALRIRPLSDGEQEEGATIVAHRLDEQMVILMDPMEDPDDPLRAHRSREKTYMFDVAFDYSANQEEVYRATTKGLIEGLISGYNATVFAYGPTGCGKTYTMLGTDKEPGIYVRTLNDLFRAIEESSDDMMYNVSMSYLEIYNEMIRDLLNPSSGFLDLREDAKGEIQVAGITEVSTVNAQEIMELLTKGNKQRMQEPTAANRTSSRSHAVLQVAVRQQSRCRDVSQEVRFARLFMIDLAGSERAAQTQNRGQRLKEGAHINRSLLALGNCINALSDKNGNKYINYRDSKLTRLLKDSLGGNSRTVMIAHISPASVAFEESRNTLTYADRAKSIRTRVKKNLINVSYHIAQYTNIISDLRCEIERLKKKIAEQAGRQPAPDRADIRQVQAEVQAHSCQQSRAEMDQLREQLLGAFRQQMDIRRNLMELETSNTEIQLDASKQLLIIADWEQERSRRRHKWRAEKRKESASKDDSDKDSDSPESPPDVPETEEVGVARENLTALVMEQKKLQKQKALLERRFLEVRDQARHLEELLPRRVSSEDQREILGLLCKVHELEIENAEMQSLALLKENVIRQKNFVVRRFEMHRHLCDELIRQQRRFIDEHSLLVPPHLQELYDMYTRERDERKLDRAVALDKANNYHTRKGGSPPKIGDPMQGGDSDQEKARPKESPGQAKLRRHTLPPILPEPEPDSERFFRNIAHVRHMKISSIMTPPPIHINGKGNRELQPLVPLSSLSYSHLSHSVSSQLDSSPESSEAGADAPLSRNEKQELLKGVRNISVQAARRRSKARELEASHLAPAPSPSEPAKPKGGPPARRVRQPSPELRHATSDDNLSSSTGEGPGLHATWTRNHKLTGKNQSHRDADFEARRKKRRSRSFEVTGQALPHSKRNTATRLRPLDSTSEAHLHISGQCHVPGLRPQFKGVPPLAKVRVPFSSQQAGPISDTAQTNHHLKRIPFLRQPQPPVYITIPGAMGVQQRTRRH, from the exons ATGAAAGACACCGCAGAGTCGAAGGAGCACCAATTGACT GTGGCCTTGAGGATTCGACCCCTCAGCGATGGAGAGCAGGAGGAGGGAGCCACCATCGTGGCCCACCGGCTGGACGAACAG ATGGTGATCCTGATGGACCCCATGGAGGACCCCGACGACCCTTTGAGGGCCCACCGATCCAGGGAGAAGACTTACATGTTCGACGTGGCTTTCGATTACTCGGCCAATCAG GAAGAGGTTTACCGCGCCACCACCAAAGGCCTGATCGAGGGTCTCATCTCAGGCTATAACGCCACCGTATTTGCCTACGGACCCACAG GTTGTGGCAAAACGTACACCATGTTGGGCACCGACAAGGAGCCCGGCATCTACGTCCGCACCCTCAACGATCTTTTCCGGGCCATCGAGGAAAGCAGCGATGACATGATGTACAACGTCTCCATGTCCTATTTGGAG ATCTACAACGAGATGATCCGAGACCTCCTCAACCCATCTTCGGGTTTCCTGGACCTCCGGGAGGACGCCAAAGGAGAGATTCAGGTGGCGGGCATCACTGAGGTGTCCACCGTTAACGCTCAAGAG ATCATGGAGTTGCTGACCAAGGGCAACAAGCAGCGAATGCAGGAGCCCACCGCCGCCAATCGGACCTCGTCGCGCTCCCACGCCGTCCTGCAAGTGGCCGTCAGGCAACAGAGTCGCTGCCGGGACGTCTCGCAGGAGGTCCGCTTCGCCCGCCTTTTCATGATCGACTTGGCCGGCTCGGAGCGGGCGGCGCAG ACGCAGAACCGGGGTCAAAGGTTAAAAGAGGGCGCTCATATCAATCGCTCCCTCTTGGCCTTGGGCAACTGCATTAACGCGCTGAGCGACAAGAACGGCAATAAATACATCAACTATCGGGACAGCAAGTTGACTCGACTGCTCAAG GACTCTTTGGGCGGGAACAGCCGGACCGTCATGATCGCTCACATCAGTCCCGCGTCCGTGGCTTTCGAGGAGTCCCGCAACACCTTGACTTACGCCGACCGTGCCAAAAGTATTCGCACGCGG GTAAAGAAGAACCTTATCAATGTGTCCTACCACATTGCTCAGTACACCAACATCATCTCGGACCTTCGTTGCGAGATCGAGCGGCTCAAAAAGAAGATCGCCGAGCAGGCGGGCCGCCAGCCGGCGCCCGACCGGGCCGATATCCGCCAAGTCCAGG CCGAGGTGCAGGCGCATTCTTGCCAGCAAAGTCGGGCCGAGATGGACCAGCTGAGGGAGCAGCTTCTGGGCGCTTTCCGCCAGCAGATGGATATCCGCAGAAACCTGATGGAACTGGAGACCAGCAACACGGAGATCCAGTTGGACGCCTCCAAGCAGCTGCTCATCATCGCAGA CTGGGAGCAGGAACGAAGCAGGCGACGTCATAAGTGGCGAGCAGAGAAGCGCAAGGAAAGCGCTAGCAAGGACGACAGCGACAAGGACTCCGACTCACCGGAGTCGCCGCCGGACGTGCCTGAGACAGAGGAAGTGGGCGTGGCCAGAGAGAACCTCACGGCCCTCGTGATGGAACAGAAGAAGCTCCAGAAGCAGAAG GCGCTACTGGAGCGCCGGTTCCTGGAAGTCCGAGACCAGGCCCGCCACCTGGAGGAGCTGCTCCCGCGTCGGGTGAGCTCAGAAGACCAGCGTGAGATCCTGGGCCTCCTGTGCAAGGTCCACGAGCTGGAGATCGAGAACGCCGAGATGCAGTCGCTGGCTCTGTTGAAGGAGAACGTCATCCGCCAAAAGAACTTTGTGGTCCGCCGGTTCGAGATGCACCGCCACCTCTGCGACGAGCTGATCCGACAGCAGAGGCGCTTCATCGACG AACACAGTCTGCTGGTGCCGCCCCACCTACAGGAGCTCTACGATATGTACACCAGAGAACGGGATGAGAGGAAACTGGACCGAGCCGTGGCTCTGGATAAGGCCAACAACTACCATACCAGAAAG GGAGGCTCTCCACCCAAGATCGGAGACCCCATGCAAGGCGGGGACTCGGACCAGGAGAAAGCACGCCCCAAAGAAAGTCCAGGACAGGCTAAACTGCGGCGCCACACGTTGCCTCCCATTCTGCCCGAACCTGAACC GGACAGCGAACGATTTTTCCGAAACATCGCCCACGTACGGCACATGAAAATCTCCTCCATCATGACCCCGCCGCCGATCCACATCAACGGGAAGGGCAACAGAGAG CTTCAGCCTTTGGTTCCCCTGAGCTCGCTGAGCTACAGTCACCTCAGCCACAGCGTCAGCAGCCAACTGGACTCCTCCCCCGAGAGCAGCGAGGCGGGGGCCGACGCCCCGCTTTCGCGAAACG AGAAGCAAGAGCTCCTCAAAGGCGTCCGGAATATCTCGGTGCAGGCGGCGAGGCGGCGCTCCAAAGCCCGAGAACTGGAAGCGTCCCATTTAGCGCCCGCCCCCTCGCCTTCGGAACCCGCCAAGCCGAAAGGGGGCCCGCCGGCACGGCGCGTCAGACAGCCCAGCCCCGAACTCCGGCACGCCACCTCGGACGACAATTTGTCCAGCAGCACCGGCGAGGGGCCCGGCCTCCACGCTACCTGGACGCGGAACCACAAGCTGACCGGGAAGAACCAAAGTCACCGAGACGCCGACTTTGAAGCGCGACGCAAGAAGAGGCGCTCCCGATCTTTTGAAGTTACCGGACAAGCA CTACCTCACTCCAAAAGGAACACGGCGACAAGGCTCCGCCCCTTGGACAGCACCTCCGAGGCTCACCTTCATATCAGCGGCCAGTGTCACGTCCCTGGGCTCCGCCCCCAATTCAAAGGAGTCCCGCCTCTTGCCAAAGTCAGGGTACCATTCAGCAGCCAGCAAGCAG GGCCAATCTCGGACACTGCCCAGACAAATCATCATCTGAAACGCATCCCCTTCCTGCGACAGCCCCAGCCGCCAGTCTACATCACCATCCCGGGCGCAATGGGGGTTCAGCAGCGAACGCGCCGACACTGA
- the kif19 gene encoding kinesin-like protein KIF19 isoform X1, whose amino-acid sequence MKDTAESKEHQLTVALRIRPLSDGEQEEGATIVAHRLDEQMVILMDPMEDPDDPLRAHRSREKTYMFDVAFDYSANQEEVYRATTKGLIEGLISGYNATVFAYGPTGCGKTYTMLGTDKEPGIYVRTLNDLFRAIEESSDDMMYNVSMSYLEIYNEMIRDLLNPSSGFLDLREDAKGEIQVAGITEVSTVNAQEIMELLTKGNKQRMQEPTAANRTSSRSHAVLQVAVRQQSRCRDVSQEVRFARLFMIDLAGSERAAQTQNRGQRLKEGAHINRSLLALGNCINALSDKNGNKYINYRDSKLTRLLKDSLGGNSRTVMIAHISPASVAFEESRNTLTYADRAKSIRTRVKKNLINVSYHIAQYTNIISDLRCEIERLKKKIAEQAGRQPAPDRADIRQVQAEVQAHSCQQSRAEMDQLREQLLGAFRQQMDIRRNLMELETSNTEIQLDASKQLLIIADWEQERSRRRHKWRAEKRKESASKDDSDKDSDSPESPPDVPETEEVGVARENLTALVMEQKKLQKQKVFTILQLQSAWRSDKLPFFCLQALLERRFLEVRDQARHLEELLPRRVSSEDQREILGLLCKVHELEIENAEMQSLALLKENVIRQKNFVVRRFEMHRHLCDELIRQQRRFIDEHSLLVPPHLQELYDMYTRERDERKLDRAVALDKANNYHTRKGGSPPKIGDPMQGGDSDQEKARPKESPGQAKLRRHTLPPILPEPEPDSERFFRNIAHVRHMKISSIMTPPPIHINGKGNRELQPLVPLSSLSYSHLSHSVSSQLDSSPESSEAGADAPLSRNEKQELLKGVRNISVQAARRRSKARELEASHLAPAPSPSEPAKPKGGPPARRVRQPSPELRHATSDDNLSSSTGEGPGLHATWTRNHKLTGKNQSHRDADFEARRKKRRSRSFEVTGQALPHSKRNTATRLRPLDSTSEAHLHISGQCHVPGLRPQFKGVPPLAKVRVPFSSQQAGPISDTAQTNHHLKRIPFLRQPQPPVYITIPGAMGVQQRTRRH is encoded by the exons ATGAAAGACACCGCAGAGTCGAAGGAGCACCAATTGACT GTGGCCTTGAGGATTCGACCCCTCAGCGATGGAGAGCAGGAGGAGGGAGCCACCATCGTGGCCCACCGGCTGGACGAACAG ATGGTGATCCTGATGGACCCCATGGAGGACCCCGACGACCCTTTGAGGGCCCACCGATCCAGGGAGAAGACTTACATGTTCGACGTGGCTTTCGATTACTCGGCCAATCAG GAAGAGGTTTACCGCGCCACCACCAAAGGCCTGATCGAGGGTCTCATCTCAGGCTATAACGCCACCGTATTTGCCTACGGACCCACAG GTTGTGGCAAAACGTACACCATGTTGGGCACCGACAAGGAGCCCGGCATCTACGTCCGCACCCTCAACGATCTTTTCCGGGCCATCGAGGAAAGCAGCGATGACATGATGTACAACGTCTCCATGTCCTATTTGGAG ATCTACAACGAGATGATCCGAGACCTCCTCAACCCATCTTCGGGTTTCCTGGACCTCCGGGAGGACGCCAAAGGAGAGATTCAGGTGGCGGGCATCACTGAGGTGTCCACCGTTAACGCTCAAGAG ATCATGGAGTTGCTGACCAAGGGCAACAAGCAGCGAATGCAGGAGCCCACCGCCGCCAATCGGACCTCGTCGCGCTCCCACGCCGTCCTGCAAGTGGCCGTCAGGCAACAGAGTCGCTGCCGGGACGTCTCGCAGGAGGTCCGCTTCGCCCGCCTTTTCATGATCGACTTGGCCGGCTCGGAGCGGGCGGCGCAG ACGCAGAACCGGGGTCAAAGGTTAAAAGAGGGCGCTCATATCAATCGCTCCCTCTTGGCCTTGGGCAACTGCATTAACGCGCTGAGCGACAAGAACGGCAATAAATACATCAACTATCGGGACAGCAAGTTGACTCGACTGCTCAAG GACTCTTTGGGCGGGAACAGCCGGACCGTCATGATCGCTCACATCAGTCCCGCGTCCGTGGCTTTCGAGGAGTCCCGCAACACCTTGACTTACGCCGACCGTGCCAAAAGTATTCGCACGCGG GTAAAGAAGAACCTTATCAATGTGTCCTACCACATTGCTCAGTACACCAACATCATCTCGGACCTTCGTTGCGAGATCGAGCGGCTCAAAAAGAAGATCGCCGAGCAGGCGGGCCGCCAGCCGGCGCCCGACCGGGCCGATATCCGCCAAGTCCAGG CCGAGGTGCAGGCGCATTCTTGCCAGCAAAGTCGGGCCGAGATGGACCAGCTGAGGGAGCAGCTTCTGGGCGCTTTCCGCCAGCAGATGGATATCCGCAGAAACCTGATGGAACTGGAGACCAGCAACACGGAGATCCAGTTGGACGCCTCCAAGCAGCTGCTCATCATCGCAGA CTGGGAGCAGGAACGAAGCAGGCGACGTCATAAGTGGCGAGCAGAGAAGCGCAAGGAAAGCGCTAGCAAGGACGACAGCGACAAGGACTCCGACTCACCGGAGTCGCCGCCGGACGTGCCTGAGACAGAGGAAGTGGGCGTGGCCAGAGAGAACCTCACGGCCCTCGTGATGGAACAGAAGAAGCTCCAGAAGCAGAAGGTCTTCACAATTCTACAGCTGCAATCTGCATGGAGATCCGACAAATTACCCTTTTTTTGTCTCCAGGCGCTACTGGAGCGCCGGTTCCTGGAAGTCCGAGACCAGGCCCGCCACCTGGAGGAGCTGCTCCCGCGTCGGGTGAGCTCAGAAGACCAGCGTGAGATCCTGGGCCTCCTGTGCAAGGTCCACGAGCTGGAGATCGAGAACGCCGAGATGCAGTCGCTGGCTCTGTTGAAGGAGAACGTCATCCGCCAAAAGAACTTTGTGGTCCGCCGGTTCGAGATGCACCGCCACCTCTGCGACGAGCTGATCCGACAGCAGAGGCGCTTCATCGACG AACACAGTCTGCTGGTGCCGCCCCACCTACAGGAGCTCTACGATATGTACACCAGAGAACGGGATGAGAGGAAACTGGACCGAGCCGTGGCTCTGGATAAGGCCAACAACTACCATACCAGAAAG GGAGGCTCTCCACCCAAGATCGGAGACCCCATGCAAGGCGGGGACTCGGACCAGGAGAAAGCACGCCCCAAAGAAAGTCCAGGACAGGCTAAACTGCGGCGCCACACGTTGCCTCCCATTCTGCCCGAACCTGAACC GGACAGCGAACGATTTTTCCGAAACATCGCCCACGTACGGCACATGAAAATCTCCTCCATCATGACCCCGCCGCCGATCCACATCAACGGGAAGGGCAACAGAGAG CTTCAGCCTTTGGTTCCCCTGAGCTCGCTGAGCTACAGTCACCTCAGCCACAGCGTCAGCAGCCAACTGGACTCCTCCCCCGAGAGCAGCGAGGCGGGGGCCGACGCCCCGCTTTCGCGAAACG AGAAGCAAGAGCTCCTCAAAGGCGTCCGGAATATCTCGGTGCAGGCGGCGAGGCGGCGCTCCAAAGCCCGAGAACTGGAAGCGTCCCATTTAGCGCCCGCCCCCTCGCCTTCGGAACCCGCCAAGCCGAAAGGGGGCCCGCCGGCACGGCGCGTCAGACAGCCCAGCCCCGAACTCCGGCACGCCACCTCGGACGACAATTTGTCCAGCAGCACCGGCGAGGGGCCCGGCCTCCACGCTACCTGGACGCGGAACCACAAGCTGACCGGGAAGAACCAAAGTCACCGAGACGCCGACTTTGAAGCGCGACGCAAGAAGAGGCGCTCCCGATCTTTTGAAGTTACCGGACAAGCA CTACCTCACTCCAAAAGGAACACGGCGACAAGGCTCCGCCCCTTGGACAGCACCTCCGAGGCTCACCTTCATATCAGCGGCCAGTGTCACGTCCCTGGGCTCCGCCCCCAATTCAAAGGAGTCCCGCCTCTTGCCAAAGTCAGGGTACCATTCAGCAGCCAGCAAGCAG GGCCAATCTCGGACACTGCCCAGACAAATCATCATCTGAAACGCATCCCCTTCCTGCGACAGCCCCAGCCGCCAGTCTACATCACCATCCCGGGCGCAATGGGGGTTCAGCAGCGAACGCGCCGACACTGA
- the LOC144093175 gene encoding uncharacterized protein LOC144093175 isoform X1, with protein MEQSTRVVGLDAQGNMLFTMVKPVMGIFQVTSDQTVTQGGMGLQGLSESTLLLPPPQDQVQLETTQVEMHSIQPHLQPQMELSTQVQTEEPIQSQVVVQNSSPGEEFSTQMPFAEVSSLLDPNMKGSKARKHLISYDEIKRRLQAPEKMSLRSLAAYTRVSRGPASKKTLLESLGVLGLTPSTTTSVSSSFSKLTEGDTRALCDDMKEFSHDYIDYVNMAKQLIPSTNTVQHWSKIIETKNHLEDMRRSFKDPTNSGSFDSATHGLGLGMLDVALDSIVAVIEQQIRILSGSAATEPSESSETPRRVRRRQRRCHKTPFGIKEQGKAVLKSKGRSRAKKKVLQGSTADVETCKTDGVQENVLTLVSVGYETVSTGLGSTPT; from the exons ATGGAACAGTCTACAAGGGTGGTGGGCCTGGACGCGCAGGGCAACATGCTTTTCACCATGGTCAAGCCTGTCATGGGAATATTTCAGGTGACCTCAGACCAAACTGTGACCCAAGGGGGAATGGGTCTCCAAGGCTTATCTGAAAGCACACTGCTCCTGCCTCCCCCTCAAGACCAGGTCCAGCTGGAGACCACGCAGGTGGAGATGCATAGCATCCAGCCTCATCTTCAGCCTCAGATGGAGCTATCTACCCAAGTACAGACTGAGGAACCCATCCAGAGTCAGGTGGTGGTGCAGAACTCCAGCCCCGGTGAAGAGTTCTCCACACAAATGCCCTTTGCAGAGGTGTCGTCACTGCTGGATCCCAACATGAAAGGTTCCAAGGCTC GGAAACATCTCATCTCCTACGATGAGATTAAGCGCCGCCTGCAGGCTCCAGAGAAGATGTCGTTGCGCTCGTTGGCCGCCTACACGCGAGTGAGCCGAGGCCCAGCGAGCAAGAAGACGTTGTTAGAGTCCCTGGGTGTCCTGGGCCTCACGCCCAGCACCACTACATCCGTTTCCTCGTCTTTCTCCAAACTGACTGAAG GTGACACGAGAGCATTGTGTGACGACATGAAGGAGTTTTCTCATGACTACATCGACTACGTCAACATGGCGAAGCAGCTCATCCCCAGCACAAACACAGTCCAACACTGGTCCAAAATCATTGAGACAAA GAATCACCTTGAAGACATGCGCAGAAGTTTCAAGGACCCGACCAACAGCGGCTCCTTCGACAGCGCCACCCACGGCCTCGGACTGGGAATGCTGGACGTGGCTCTGGACTCCATCGTGGCGGTGATCGAGCAGCAGATCCGCATCCTGTCGGGCTCCGCCGCCACCGAGCCGTCGGAGTCCAGCGAGACGCCGCGACGCGTCCGCCGGCGACAACGCCGTTGTCACAAGACGCCCTTCGGAATCAAGGAGCAAGGGAAGGCCGTCTTGAAAAGCAAGGGGCGGAGCCGAGCCAAGAAGAAGGTACTTCAGGGAAGTACGGCGGACGTAGAGACCTGCAAGACCGATGGCGTGCAAGAGAACGTGTTAACTCTGGTGTCCGTGGGCTACGAAACGGTTTCGACTGGTCTGGGCTCCACGCCGACTTGA